The segment agaaaaaaaagagagaccaTGACAGGTACCAACATTTCTTAAGATTACGCACAATACCAGACCTTCTGTACCTTAGAtaaagcgaccgtggcaggtactAAAATTCCTTAAGAATTAcatacaatgccagaccttctctATCGCAGATAAAGCGACATGACCGTTACCAAAGTTCCCAAAAATtaagcacaatgccagaccccTCCTCCTTGGCACCTTGGAACATCCGTACCAGATTtgacaataacagaaacacgagattgtgaatcaaatgaaaaaaccTTATTGGATATTGCTGGAATTGAGAACTTATCACTGACGTGCGCCGGCCCGTGCCCTTGCCTTTGATTCCCTATAGAACTGCTCAGTCGTCGGACGAAGCGGGGGGTTTCATCGTGATAAATTTAGcattcctaaccctaaccctaacccccctaaccctaaccccctaaccctagaCATACTGGTTAAagcaaaattaaaaacattaaaggaaCCTAAAAGCAGAGcacaaacagatttttttaaaaatcgtAAATGGGTACAGAACCAGAGTACTAAAGAGGTTTTTCTCACCCAAAAAGACACACGAGCACAGTcaaaaaattgtatttatttgataAGGTGTTTACAATGTCAACTTCAGTATGTAGGAGAAACGGGGAACACAATCCTCATGAGGTTCACACAACACAggtataatattaataaaggAAGGAACATACATATCCCTCTGgtcaaacattttattgaacatGATTGGATTAATCTTACAGCCACTGTTCTTGAATCTAACCCTCATTGGTCCACAGCTCAAAggagaaaagcagaaaaaaccTGGATTGCCAGACTGGGTACTTTAATTCCGGGGGGCCTGAATGAGAAGTGAGGTTGCTCAACCCTGCAGACAAAAATGGTTAGTGCATAAATTCTGACGCTTTCAGCGTCAGAATTCAACATTTAATCCTATCCCGCCAGTACCTGTTGTCGGCGGACCgagcttcctcctcttctttcagGAGGGCTTCCTGGCTATTTTGGTCACTCTCACTACTATTGTCCAAACCTAGAAGGTTTTATACCATACAATCTACACGACCAGAGGGACtatttttcatgtattttgaatatataatatatattatattgcataataaaaacaatttaaatggggagaaaaacctttttatAACCTCTCACATGTCCCTAAAACTGATATAATGCCAGgtttggatatatatatattttttacagtgtatggAATCTAAGGGGAAGTGAGTGCAATCTAAGAAATTGGTTACCACATTGAAAAaccatataaatatatatatacatgtagaCATACATGGGTATATACGGGAAGTTATTCCGAATATTTCAATTATTACACAATGTGTTTACATCCTActtcaaaaactttttttacaatttttgaaatacatatgtgtatataaaacatatatatattttttgttatgGCTTTATGCATTGCACTGAGTATAGTATACCCTCTGTTTCAAAGGCTATTTCAgttatgattttatttattttttatactggAGATGTTTACACCCCTTATCAGGGGCTACCTTATTTGGTTCTTTATATTCTTATTTATCAAATGGAATGTGTTTACACCCTTTTCCAGGGACTGCTTTTATCTCAGACGTCAACACTCAGAATGCTAGACGTCCCAactttttttctctatttttttattattattatttttttattttttcatgaaCCTCCCAACTTTATTGAAAGGAGGAAAGGACATATTATACGTGTGTTTACGCACATGATTATTACTTGAAGTTTTTCTATTACTTTTCATGAATGTTTACCAAGGTTCTTAATATATCCACATCAATATGTAATATGTTTGATATATTCATGAATGTGATGGTTTATCTACTCCCTTcagagtgaaaaaaagaaaattacagcTCTTAATATGTTAAGAGCGGGATTCTATCCTTCATCACTTACCGAATGCCTGCCTAAACTTAATCTAACCTATCCGGGACGGTACCTAGTACCAAAATACTTACCTGACTCTGACATGggccctaaccttaaccttcaCTCTCTAGGAATACTTACCTGGGCACCTAACCTAACCcttaactctaaccctaacctcaaCCTTACCCTCTAGGGACATTATTTGGACTCTtattctaaccctaaccttatgttctaatcctaaccttaacctttacCCAATAAGGATACTTACCTGGATCCCTAACTCTAACCTTGGATCCTATATACTagccctaaccttaaccaatctCTACTCTTTATGGCTATTTCCTTGAACTACAAACCTATCTCTCCACTATGGGCCCTAAATCTAATAAGGTACTTACCTGTGTCCACGAGACTAACCCTGTCCTTAACCTATCCGACCTTAAATCTAGATAAATACTTACCGGGCCTCTAAAACCTAAAAGTAAATACTTACCTGGACTCATAACCTGAAAAGGAACTATACACAATTGCCTGATTCCAATTGATCCCTTTTAAGATCTGAAACTATTCTGACTTAATTTAAAAATTACATTCTCCAAATACTTACCTCCTTTCATATCTTAAACAAATTACAATTGCAATTGAAAAAGTTCTTTTTCACTATTTGATGAAATTTTCAATCAGGCAAAAAACAGGTCTAAGGTTTCTTAAACCCGAATTCAGTTTAGGGCTCTTATTTTGATAGGGATGCTTTTATTGCATAGGGCGGACCATGGGCGGAAGTGATGAACGGCTGCAGTCCCGTTCTCTTTACTTCGCAGCTAACGCTGTTCACCtgagggaggaaagaaaaagagatacATGTGAGTTCTTTGTTAGCTTGATAAAGACACATTGGATGTCGAAACGTACGTCGCTAATTTAATAAACAACAAGAACCATAACCATCACGTCTCACGCTCTTTTTGAGATAGTTTTAAGTTCTTTTAGTAAGTTTTTTTGAAGTTACTAGTTGCGTTTTTCCAACATGGCGGACCGCGATCCTGACGAGGGAGAATGGCACACCGTCAGCTATAAACGCCGacgtaacaacaacaacaacaacaaccactggAATAGAAACTACACAGCCCCGTCGACTGGATGGTCTTCTTATCGAGGTAACAACTACCAGCCCAACCGAGACCAACGGAGCTACGCTGCGGTGACGAAGTGGAGCCAGCAAAACGGATCCGCTCAGACCACACAGTGGAACCGAAGAGGGGGCTATTCCAACTACCGCCAACCTTTCTACGGTAACCAAAACAATCACCGCCAGAATAACTACACCTACAACAGAGGGGGAGGCCAGCAGCAGCGCTACAAAACCCCGCTTCACGGCACAGCGGTACAATGCTCCATCCACCGACGGACGGCAATTGCTTCGGCGGCCATTTCACTACAACACTAATGGCCAACAAAACACCaggtttgcaaaaaaacaacactaatGCTCATGCTACTGATCCAGAATTTATTCTCAAGACACGTCTTATTCACAAAATGATCAGGGCAGCACACCACTTAAGCAATGTCACAGCTGAAAACCCACCTGCTGCTATTGCTAAAATGACTAACAACTTGGCTGAGAtgatcaaacctgcagctcccaGTTCTAAAACTACCACACTCATTGAAGGCAATGCAAAACAATGGGAGCACACAACACTAGTCATCCTCAAAGAACACTacactgacattttaaatgtgaaCCTACACACCCTCACCCACGACACCTACACTCGGACTGGACCAAGAACTATGACATTGCAGCTTCCTGGTGCAGGAGCCAATTTCGCCGAAGGCTCAGACAGGAGACGCTAGATCTAGTTTACAGCAAAATCCTGGATGCATCTCCTGAAAACAACACACAAGACTCACCTGCTGTCACTGCGCAGACCCAGACACCACCAACTGCCACTGCACAGACACAGGCTGACATAACAGCAGTGGACGCACAACCACAACCATCACAACAGGATCCTGAACAGAGACCCAGACGTGCCACCAGGACCCGAAACTCTGGGATTTCAGACATGGTGATCGAGGAGGCACCGGAGGACGAGCAGCCATCTGCATCACCACACACCGGAATACAGAGGGAAACTTCAACAACTGGACAGCCTGCCGGAACTACACAAGGGGACGGGCACTCTTCTACAACATCAAACACCGAGACACAGGGTGAGACCGCAGAAACCAGACAAATCACCATCACTGCTGAGCTTCACGCCCCGCCTGTGGTCCAAACATTGCTGGATACACCAACTCCATCAGAGAAGCCACAGCTAGTTTCTACTAGCACCATGACTGAGGGAAGAGGAGATTGGACCCCCGAACCACAACCTGAGGAAGAGGTAAAACAGCCCTCACCACTCCCTTCCTCTTCTCCTGAACTCTGCCCTTCCTCCCCCATCTCCCTTGCTCTCTCCCTCACCCTccctgcccccctccccccctcccctaccATTCCAATGCAAGACGTACCCAGGGAACAAAGGCCTACACGCAGAGTTTCCACCTGCAaacctgctcctcctcctccactgaTTGACACAGAGATCCTAGATCCCCAGACGGCAGGATCCTCGTCGGACCTGATTTTAGTGGAGGCCCCTCAACCCGCGGATCAGGAACTAGTCCCTGAAGGTAACACCGTGACAGCTTTTGCCGCACGATTTAGACTGGGCCCCACACATTCCACACGAGAACTGATTCAGAGCCAACTCAATTTTTCCTCACCCACAATGGGGAGGCCCGAAGGCAG is part of the Perca flavescens isolate YP-PL-M2 chromosome 9, PFLA_1.0, whole genome shotgun sequence genome and harbors:
- the LOC114561525 gene encoding eukaryotic peptide chain release factor GTP-binding subunit-like, with amino-acid sequence MADRDPDEGEWHTVSYKRRRNNNNNNNHWNRNYTAPSTGWSSYRGNNYQPNRDQRSYAAVTKWSQQNGSAQTTQWNRRGGYSNYRQPFYGNQNNHRQNNYTYNRGGGQQQRYKTPLHGTANYDIAASWCRSQFRRRLRQETLDLVYSKILDASPENNTQDSPAVTAQTQTPPTATAQTQADITAVDAQPQPSQQDPEQRPRRATRTRNSGISDMVIEEAPEDEQPSASPHTGIQRETSTTGQPAGTTQGDGHSSTTSNTETQGETAETRQITITAELHAPPVVQTLLDTPTPSEKPQLVSTSTMTEGRGDWTPEPQPEEETYPGNKGLHAEFPPANLLLLLH